The following proteins are co-located in the Microplitis demolitor isolate Queensland-Clemson2020A chromosome 3, iyMicDemo2.1a, whole genome shotgun sequence genome:
- the LOC103577551 gene encoding solute carrier organic anion transporter family member 1A6 yields MVLGTREIMRSDEMEGELSGPAHPIPNESLDCGCAQLPCPKLAKYATRKFYVGILCWIGIIQAAGQAYFSLTSSTIARRFNFPSNSIEWMTLFTEGVVPFILALPIAYWGDRIHRAAWTGALVLIQSVGFFFIIIPHFSHSSPRVVEETTNVTHLSLYSEDNPELCSVPGLARVLVEEEGTCYFTLTVVIISQIINCMGNIAYLALGISYLDDNTRKRHVAIPIGFLLAVKIIGMLLGYLMAWGCLRIDADDLTVTIQSYREQFGAWWLGWPILMILLVIPALALALLPRRLPSEVVEQAAASILDIAGRTSPLTESTVSDETKKFGDTGFFSSLKRLLTNKIFLCNTFSSIFSICAIVNFAYNEDLFLESRFYVPRPSGIFLGFSDPFTSRIVAIIFRPIIIGSVIIASGFIIAKVRPRAKWLVSYNTVIAILAATIIFSLAFIDCKKPPIFGSKSYGSFSLLEYCNRNCRCSKDANFRPICDTKNVAIFFTPCHAGCTGIDTTSEPKKFTGCSCVKKLPESSNSPEVIEGLCDSTTCQIGWIIFEVSTILAYTLLSSGAISSFLISLRSVFIQDKALAIGFWITLTTFITYIPGKMFYWQITDWTCIHRGNSQSCHLHNTNLGSYLSYTTTFLLLLAIIFQVLTFFFCKKLRIYREIEFESRDAAENSSQIRSIPLETLSNPDDSSFVPNVSSSAVTSSSAVATGAGVSGQSSHATNNSSDIIEITDSGVIRKVNGPLKYGPVGPGDSDQNNDTDEHDQSLEFHNKRAPISLTTVSYRRLKLDSDNETSDSSGSVKNFHAHKSIVEISSKTEDTKVKQIPVLAGFSRTDDIKFVRIEDKRKTGDFNEVGIPIVEYPLTSVNSRSIGSILTSPEMTEHARRFRSKNYPRRRKAEPGSDGLRNRPLSPQHTSSGFESSASDLHNDPNISDVRQFSKSTSNLGQPARKPKLHGFATAL; encoded by the exons ATGGTCTTGGGGACAAGAGAGATAATGAGGTCGGATGAAATGGAGGGTGAGTTATCTGGGCCAGCCCATCCGATTCCCAATGAGTCGTTGGATTGTGGATGCGCCCAATTACCTTGTCCCAAATTAGCCAAATATGCAACGAGGAAATTTTACGTTGGGATTTTGTGTTGGATTGGAATTATTCAGGCTGCTGGTCAGGCATATTTTTCACTCACCAGTTCGACTATTGCAAGGAGGTTCAATTTTCCATCAAACTCTAttg aatgGATGACATTATTTACTGAAGGCGTCGTGCCATTTATTCTCGCTCTCCCTATTGCCTATTGGGGTGACCGAATACACAGAGCAGCTTGGACAGGGGCTTTAGTATTAATCCAAAGTGTTGGtttcttttttatcatcattccGCATTTTAGTCATTCATCTCCACGAGTTGTTGAGGAAACTACTAATGTTACTCATTTATCTCTTTATTCTG AAGACAATCCCGAGCTTTGTTCAGTACCAGGACTCGCTCGAGTGCTTGTAGAAGAAGAGGGAACCTGTTATTTCACTCTGACAGTTGTTATTATTTCGCAAATAATCAATTGTATGGGTAACATTGCATATTTGGCACTAGGAATATCTTATTTGGATGACAACACTCGAAAAAGACATGTTGCTATTCCAATTGGATTTTTATTGGccgtaaaaataattggaatGCTATTGGGTTATTTGATGGCCTGGGGATGTCTTAG GATAGACGCTGATGATCTGACAGTTACGATTCAATCCTATCGTGAACAATTTGGCGCTTGGTGGCTCGGATGGCCAATTTTAATGATTCTGCTCGTTATTCCTGCATTAGCTCTTGCATTGTTGCCACGAAGACTTCCTTCcgag gtTGTCGAGCAAGCCGCAGCATCTATTCTTGACATTGCCGGTCGCACTAGTCCTCTTACCGAATCAACAGTTTCTGATGAGACGAAAAAATTTGGTGACACTGGTTTCTTTTCTTCATTGAAAAGACTTCtgacaaacaaaatttttctatgcaATACTTTTTCCAGTATTTTTAGTATCTGTGCGATTGTAAATTTTGCGTACAACGaagatttatttttggaatccCGTTTCTATGTACCTCGGCCCTCGGGAATTTTTTTGGGCTTCAGCGACCCCTTCACATCGCGAATAGTTGCGATTATTTTTCGTCCAATAATTATTGGGTCAGTTATTATTGCATCTGGATTTATAATCGCTAAAGTCCGTCCGCGTGCCAAATGGCTAGTGTCTTACAATACTGTGATTGCAATTTTAGCagcaacaattattttttctttggcTTTTATTGATTGCAAGAAGCCGCCTATTTTTGGTTCAAAGTCTTATGGAtc gttCTCTTTATTAGAATATTGCAATAGAAATTGTCGATGTTCAAAGGATGCTAATTTCCGTCCAATTTGTGACACAAAAAATGTTGCAATTTTTTTCACGCCTTGTCACGCTGGCTGTACAGGCATCGATACAACAAGTGaaccaaaaaaattcacaGGCTGCAGCTGTGTTAAAAAACTTCCTGAATCATCGAATAGTCCTGAAGTTATTGAAGGTCTTTGTGATTCGACTACATGTCAAATCGGCTGGATTATTTTTGAG GTCAGCACCATTTTAGCTTACACTCTGCTATCATCAGGAGCAATATCAAGTTTTTTGATCAGTTTACGCTCAGTATTTATCCAAGACAAAGCACTTGCGATAGGATTCTGGATAACTTTGACAACATTCATAACATATATACCcggaaaaatgttttattggCAAATAACCGACTGGACATGTATTCATAGAGGAAATTCTCAATCGTGCCACTTACACAATACTAATCTCGGCTCTTATTTGTCATATACAACAACCTTTTTACTACTACTCGCAATAATATTTCAAGTACTTACTTTCttcttttgtaaaaaattacgtATTTATCGCGAAATAGAATTCGAATCTCGTGACGCAGCTGAAAATTCATCACAAATACGATCAATACCACTTGAGACACTTTCAAATCCAGATGATTCTAGTTTTGTGCCAAATGTTTCTAGTTCTGCGGTAACATCAAGTAGCGCAGTCGCAACTGGTGCAGGAGTAAGTGGACAAAGTTCTCATGCAACAAACAATTCATCAGACATAATTGAAATAACTGATTCCGGAGTGATTCGTAAAGTTAACGGCCCATTGAAATACGGACCTGTAGGACCTGGTGACTCGGATCAAAATAATGACACCGATGAACATGACCAGAGTTTAGAATTTCACAATAAACGTGCACCGATTTCATTGACTACAGTTTCTTATCGACGTTTAAAATTAGATTCAGATAACGAAACTAGTGACTCTAGTGggtcagttaaaaattttcatgcgcACAAATCTATTGTAGAAATTTCATCGAAAACAGAAGACACAAAAGTTAAACAGATTCCGGTACTCGCTGGATTCTCGCGTACCGATGACATAAAATTCGTGAGAATTGAAGATAAACGCAAAACCGGTGACTTTAATGAAGTAGGAATACCGATCGTTGAGTATCCATTAACTTCAGTAAACTCGCGAAGCATTGGATCTATTTTAACTTCTCCAGAAATGACCGAGCATGCCAGAAGATTTAGATCAAAAAACTATCCAAGACGTCGCAAAGCGGAACCAGGCAGTGATGGCTTGAGAAACAGACCCTTGTCTCCTCAGCACACGTCTTCCGGTTTCGAAAGTTCAGCTTCCGACTTGCATAACGATCCCAATATTTCTGACGTAAGGCAGTTTTCAAAGTCAACATCAAACCTTGGCCAGCCGGCACGAAAACCGAAACTTCATGGATTTGCCACTGCCTTATAa